The following coding sequences are from one Liolophura sinensis isolate JHLJ2023 chromosome 12, CUHK_Ljap_v2, whole genome shotgun sequence window:
- the LOC135479336 gene encoding protein unc-93 homolog A-like: MAPAIVRLLTPKWTVFSSWACDCFYVAANFYPTWLTLIPASALTGAMTGPLWTTKDLYVSQMARESVLSKNAGFDTKYQEVLSFYNGIVFAGFSLASVVGQLISSAVLAQSPFVNRSSVCGAFNCQEDSFLEANITNVTISARPEKSLVYILLGVLLSFVILAIILVVAFLQQIPSQNQNVCVKSTLTSCARRVTDSSMLLMIPQIVFFAFYQGIIQADYTKSYITCGVGVGMVGYVMVCRGIAATLASVVCGRLVKYTGRPLQACGALLGYMGTTAMLWLWKPSQDNLGIFFIVPVLFGISEVVFQTHICTVLAIMFKDDSPAAFANFYTFRAFSKALSFGLSGFVCVWIKLAVVSSMLLLACGSFVVLECRLKSVKPPSKDGAVLEVMLEQQTPSDLDSREEE, translated from the coding sequence ATGGCACCAGCAATAGTGCGACTTTTGACACCGAAATGGACTGTGTTTTCATCCTGGGCGTGTGACTGTTTCTACGTCGCCGCCAACTTTTATCCGACGTGGTTGACGTTAATTCCAGCGTCGGCGCTTACAGGCGCCATGACGGGACCTTTATGGACCACTAAAGACTTATATGTATCACAAATGGCGCGCGAGTCAGTTTTGTCCAAAAATGCTGGGTTTGACACGAAGTACCAAGAAGTTCTAAGTTTCTATAACGGTATTGTTTTCGCGGGTTTCTCTTTGGCGAGTGTTGTTGGACAACTCATTTCGTCTGCTGTTCTTGCTCAAAGTCCGTTTGTCAATCGATCATCCGTGTGCGGGGCCTTCAATTGCCAGGAGGATTCGTTTTTGGAAGCCAATATTACAAACGTAACGATTTCTGCGAGACCGGAAAAGTCTTTAGTTTACATCCTGTTAGGCGTGTTGCTGTCCTTTGTTATTCTTGCCATTATTCTAGTCGTTGCTTTTCTTCAACAGATTCCATCTCAAAACCAAAATGTCTGCGTCAAATCTACCCTCACGTCCTGCGCACGTCGCGTCACGGATTCGTCAATGTTGCTGATGATTCCACAGATAGTGTTCTTTGCATTTTACCAAGGCATCATCCAGGCTGACTATACCAAGTCCTACATCACGTGTGGCGTCGGCGTGGGCATGGTTGGTTACGTTATGGTGTGTCGTGGCATCGCAGCGACGTTGGCATCAGTTGTTTGTGGACGCCTTGTCAAATACACGGGACGTCCTCTGCAAGCTTGTGGGGCGTTGTTGGGGTACATGGGAACCACTGCGATGTTATGGCTATGGAAACCATCGCAGGACAATCTGGGGATATTTTTCATAGTCCCAGTTTTGTTTGGAATCAGCGAAGTTGTATTCCAGACGCATATTTGCACCGTCCTCGCCATAATGTTCAAAGACGACAGTCCGGCCGCTTTTGCCAACTTCTACACATTCAGGGCGTTCAGCAAAGCTTTGTCCTTCGGTCTCAGCGGCTTTGTGTGTGTTTGGATTAAGCTAGCCGTTGTGTCGTCCATGCTGCTATTAGCTTGTGGATCATTTGTAGTTTTGGAGTGCAGGCTAAAATCCGTAAAACCACCATCCAAGGATGGGGCGGTCTTAGAGGTCATGTTGGAACAACAGACACCATCTGATCTTGACTCGCGTGAAGAAGAATAA